In the uncultured Methanobacterium sp. genome, one interval contains:
- a CDS encoding 2-oxoacid:acceptor oxidoreductase subunit alpha gives MKTEDYFIQGNEACARGGIKAGCRFFAGYPITPSTEIAEDMAVFLPREGGTFVQMEDEISALGAVIGSVWSGMKAMTATSGPGFSLMQEHIGYAVMTETPLVIVNMQRGSPSTGQPTMASQSDMMQARWGSHGDYEVIALSPSSVQECFDFTVEAFNLAEKYRVPVMVMSDEIVGHMREKISIPESVKITARKMPSEKPGEFLPYHAEPDGVSPMPAFGDGYKMHITGLTHDERGYPDASSPQTHSELVKRLCDKILHHTEDIARIQTENVDDADVVVVSYGAPSRSALKAVRIAREQGLKAGFIKMDVVWPFPEKMIQDAVEGAQRVIVVEMNLGQVFYEVQRILPGVKTELAPKIGGEMHLPEEILEKIKGK, from the coding sequence ATGAAAACTGAGGATTATTTTATACAGGGCAATGAAGCCTGTGCCAGAGGGGGAATTAAGGCTGGCTGTCGTTTTTTTGCAGGCTATCCCATAACTCCCTCTACAGAAATCGCTGAAGACATGGCAGTATTCCTACCCCGTGAGGGAGGAACATTCGTCCAGATGGAAGATGAAATATCTGCTCTGGGTGCAGTTATAGGTTCGGTGTGGTCTGGTATGAAGGCAATGACTGCCACATCTGGGCCAGGATTCTCCCTGATGCAGGAACACATTGGATACGCAGTAATGACCGAAACACCCCTGGTGATAGTGAACATGCAGCGGGGATCTCCATCCACAGGACAGCCCACCATGGCCAGTCAGAGTGATATGATGCAGGCCCGCTGGGGATCCCACGGAGACTATGAAGTCATAGCATTATCACCCTCATCAGTACAGGAGTGTTTTGATTTTACAGTGGAAGCGTTTAATCTGGCTGAGAAGTACCGGGTCCCGGTAATGGTTATGAGTGATGAGATCGTGGGCCACATGAGGGAGAAGATAAGCATCCCGGAATCAGTTAAGATCACCGCCCGGAAGATGCCCTCAGAAAAACCTGGAGAATTCTTACCATACCATGCAGAGCCTGATGGTGTCAGCCCAATGCCTGCCTTTGGTGATGGATATAAAATGCACATCACTGGACTCACCCATGATGAACGGGGATACCCCGATGCTTCCAGTCCACAGACACATTCGGAACTGGTTAAACGTTTATGTGATAAAATTTTACATCACACCGAGGACATAGCAAGAATACAAACCGAAAATGTGGATGATGCCGATGTTGTTGTAGTTTCATACGGTGCACCCTCAAGATCAGCTCTTAAAGCAGTTAGAATAGCTAGAGAACAGGGTTTAAAGGCAGGATTTATTAAAATGGACGTTGTATGGCCTTTCCCTGAGAAAATGATCCAGGACGCTGTTGAGGGAGCTCAACGGGTAATTGTAGTGGAAATGAACCTGGGACAAGTATTCTATGAAGTTCAAAGGATCCTTCCTGGTGTAAAGACAGAACTAGCACCCAAGATCGGTGGTGAAATGCACCTGCCAGAAGAGATCCTGGAAAAAATCAAGGGTAAATGA
- a CDS encoding ferredoxin family protein, whose protein sequence is MITINENLCKGCNICTEFCPRKVYKESGIRNKKGVQVPVPENEDKCTQCQLCAMMCPDQAIRVDEKVDEKDEN, encoded by the coding sequence ATGATAACAATTAATGAGAATCTGTGTAAAGGCTGCAACATCTGCACCGAGTTCTGTCCCCGTAAAGTTTACAAGGAATCCGGGATCCGTAACAAGAAGGGTGTGCAGGTTCCAGTACCTGAAAATGAGGACAAATGCACTCAATGTCAATTATGTGCCATGATGTGTCCTGATCAGGCAATAAGAGTAGATGAAAAAGTGGATGAGAAGGATGAAAACTGA
- a CDS encoding dihydroneopterin aldolase family protein, which translates to MSDEKYFNNITTRERAIFEGAITMGALFHQFVGTPVNIDTAPSLEKAMEQSLTLQPCINSVEVRIDREMLEKAENEYDYLSLTGDMLDVRVSSGYQEEKVVVRMHYIEELQYPLMYVEEVD; encoded by the coding sequence ATGAGTGACGAAAAATATTTTAATAATATCACCACCCGTGAACGGGCCATATTTGAGGGGGCGATTACAATGGGGGCACTTTTCCATCAGTTCGTGGGAACACCAGTAAATATTGATACGGCTCCTTCTCTGGAAAAAGCCATGGAACAATCATTAACATTACAACCCTGTATTAATAGTGTTGAGGTACGAATCGACCGTGAAATGCTTGAAAAAGCTGAGAACGAATATGACTATCTTTCCCTTACCGGAGACATGCTGGATGTGAGAGTCTCATCTGGATACCAGGAAGAGAAGGTGGTGGTGCGCATGCACTACATTGAAGAGCTTCAGTACCCTTTGATGTATGTGGAGGAAGTGGATTAA
- a CDS encoding class E sortase, whose amino-acid sequence MKLSTFFIIAGMVIISLYALVEVNYYSATQTINQQPGETPYIIIPKIGVDEAINNKSVDYGIYHEPQSAKPGSGTVVLFGHRTLHGSPFLKLDQLQSGDNITLEWPGIGYVEYIVENSTIVPADYRLSVEQGNVLFLITCYPLGSTKERLMIKAKQGNIYPIKTSRVPNQQQHYAIIIILAFMVGGTILSYFYPVKEDRIILFMVTFALTFFLVLGYFFPTPPDTLEANISRVSDFLSFGF is encoded by the coding sequence ATGAAACTATCCACTTTTTTTATAATAGCAGGAATGGTCATAATTTCCCTGTATGCACTGGTAGAGGTTAATTACTATTCTGCCACCCAGACCATTAACCAGCAACCTGGAGAGACTCCTTACATTATAATTCCTAAAATTGGTGTTGATGAAGCCATAAACAACAAATCAGTGGATTATGGAATTTATCATGAACCTCAATCTGCTAAACCGGGTAGTGGTACTGTGGTTCTATTTGGACACCGCACACTACATGGATCTCCTTTCCTTAAACTGGATCAATTACAGTCCGGTGATAATATAACTCTTGAATGGCCGGGAATAGGTTATGTGGAATACATAGTTGAGAACAGCACCATTGTACCTGCAGATTACCGGTTATCAGTTGAACAGGGTAATGTGTTATTTCTTATAACCTGTTACCCCTTGGGATCAACCAAAGAAAGGCTAATGATCAAGGCAAAACAGGGGAATATATATCCTATAAAAACTTCCAGAGTCCCCAATCAACAACAACACTATGCAATTATAATAATTCTGGCCTTCATGGTAGGGGGTACTATTTTAAGCTATTTTTATCCGGTTAAAGAGGACAGAATCATCCTGTTCATGGTGACTTTTGCTTTGACTTTCTTCCTGGTTCTTGGTTATTTCTTCCCAACTCCTCCGGATACATTGGAGGCTAATATATCCAGAGTCAGTGATTTTTTGAGTTTTGGATTCTAA